A region from the Aquila chrysaetos chrysaetos chromosome 15, bAquChr1.4, whole genome shotgun sequence genome encodes:
- the RBMS2 gene encoding RNA-binding motif, single-stranded-interacting protein 2 isoform X2 — translation MLLSVQPRSGLPAFAYNKSGKKQPYVPPAQPLGPPSPSPAGGATDQLSKTNLYIRGLHPGTTDQDLVKLCQPYGKIVSTKAILDKTTNKCKGYGFVDFDSPTAAQKAVTALKASGVQAQMAKEQDPTNLYISNLPLGVDEQELEALLKPFGQVVSTRILRDPHGASRGVGFARMESTEKCEAVITHFNGKYIKTPPGVPAPPDPLLCKFADGGQKKRQSQGKFVPNGRAWARDSDAGTVTLAYDPATALQNGFYPAPYGLAPSRMIAPTALAPYLPSPVSSYQVHGPAWMHQSYLVQPTGAVLAPAVDHAVPLQPSVVAPLAQQLGHLSLGSAGTYVPAATAVPGAFIPPYPPVPPALPLEDGSAAPTHGPIESPSEPGAFPYPYPK, via the exons ATGCTGCTCTCGGTGCAACCGCGCTCCGGCCTCCCCGCCTTCGCCTACAACAAGAGCGGCAAGAAG CAGCCCTATGTGCCACCGGCACAGCCGCtgggcccccccagccccagtcccGCCGGGGGGGCCACGGATCAGCTCAGCAAGACCAACCTCTACATCCGGGGGCTGCACCCCGGCACCACAGACCAGGACCTCGTCAAGCTCTGCCAGCC ctACGGGAAGATTGTCTCCACCAAAGCCATCCTGGACAAGACGACCAACAAGTGCAAAG GCTACGGCTTTGTCGACTTCGACAGCCCCACAGCGGCCCAGAAGGCCGTGACGGCGCTGAAGGCCAGCGGGGTGCAGGCCCAGATGGCCAAG GAGCAGGACCCCACCAACCTCTACATCTCGAACCTGCCGCTGGGGGTGGAcgagcaggagctggaggcgCTGCTGAAGCCCTTCGGGCAGGTGGTCTCGACCCGCATCCTGCGGGACCCCCATGGGGCCAGCCGCGGTGTGGGCTTCGCACG gATGGAGTCCACGGAGAAGTGCGAGGCCGTCATCACCCACTTCAACGGGAAGTACATCAAGACGCCCCCGGGGGTGccag cccccccggACCCGCTGCTCTGCAAGTTCGCGGATGGGGGGCAGAAGAAGCGGCAGAGCCAGGGCAAGTTCGTGCCCAATGGGAGAGCCTGGGCCCGGGACAGCGATGCG ggcaccGTGACCTTGGCCTACGACCCCGCGACGGCGCTGCAGAATGG GTTCTACCCGGCCCCCTACGGCCTGGCCCCCAGCCGGATGATCGCCCCCACAGCCCTGGCCCCCTACCTGCCCTCCCCTGTCTCCTCCTACCAG GTCCACGGCCCCGCCTGGATGCACCAGTCCTACCTCGTGCAGCCCACG GGTGCGGTGCTGGCCCCCGCTGTGGACCACGCCgtccccctccagccttctgtgGTGGCCCCCCTGGCCCAGCAGCTCGGCCACCTCTCGCTGGGCAGCGCCGGCACG TACGTACCCGCTGCCACCGCTGTCCCCGGAGCCTTCATCCCGCCGTACCCACCGGTGCCGCCTGCTCTCCCACTGGAG GACGGCAGCGCTGCCCCGACCCACGGCCCCATCGAGTCGCCGTCCGAGCCCGGCGCCTTCCCCTACCCCTACCCCAAGtag
- the RBMS2 gene encoding RNA-binding motif, single-stranded-interacting protein 2 isoform X1, whose translation MLLSVQPRSGLPAFAYNKSGKKQPYVPPAQPLGPPSPSPAGGATDQLSKTNLYIRGLHPGTTDQDLVKLCQPYGKIVSTKAILDKTTNKCKGYGFVDFDSPTAAQKAVTALKASGVQAQMAKQQEQDPTNLYISNLPLGVDEQELEALLKPFGQVVSTRILRDPHGASRGVGFARMESTEKCEAVITHFNGKYIKTPPGVPAPPDPLLCKFADGGQKKRQSQGKFVPNGRAWARDSDAGTVTLAYDPATALQNGFYPAPYGLAPSRMIAPTALAPYLPSPVSSYQVHGPAWMHQSYLVQPTGAVLAPAVDHAVPLQPSVVAPLAQQLGHLSLGSAGTYVPAATAVPGAFIPPYPPVPPALPLEDGSAAPTHGPIESPSEPGAFPYPYPK comes from the exons ATGCTGCTCTCGGTGCAACCGCGCTCCGGCCTCCCCGCCTTCGCCTACAACAAGAGCGGCAAGAAG CAGCCCTATGTGCCACCGGCACAGCCGCtgggcccccccagccccagtcccGCCGGGGGGGCCACGGATCAGCTCAGCAAGACCAACCTCTACATCCGGGGGCTGCACCCCGGCACCACAGACCAGGACCTCGTCAAGCTCTGCCAGCC ctACGGGAAGATTGTCTCCACCAAAGCCATCCTGGACAAGACGACCAACAAGTGCAAAG GCTACGGCTTTGTCGACTTCGACAGCCCCACAGCGGCCCAGAAGGCCGTGACGGCGCTGAAGGCCAGCGGGGTGCAGGCCCAGATGGCCAAG caACAGGAGCAGGACCCCACCAACCTCTACATCTCGAACCTGCCGCTGGGGGTGGAcgagcaggagctggaggcgCTGCTGAAGCCCTTCGGGCAGGTGGTCTCGACCCGCATCCTGCGGGACCCCCATGGGGCCAGCCGCGGTGTGGGCTTCGCACG gATGGAGTCCACGGAGAAGTGCGAGGCCGTCATCACCCACTTCAACGGGAAGTACATCAAGACGCCCCCGGGGGTGccag cccccccggACCCGCTGCTCTGCAAGTTCGCGGATGGGGGGCAGAAGAAGCGGCAGAGCCAGGGCAAGTTCGTGCCCAATGGGAGAGCCTGGGCCCGGGACAGCGATGCG ggcaccGTGACCTTGGCCTACGACCCCGCGACGGCGCTGCAGAATGG GTTCTACCCGGCCCCCTACGGCCTGGCCCCCAGCCGGATGATCGCCCCCACAGCCCTGGCCCCCTACCTGCCCTCCCCTGTCTCCTCCTACCAG GTCCACGGCCCCGCCTGGATGCACCAGTCCTACCTCGTGCAGCCCACG GGTGCGGTGCTGGCCCCCGCTGTGGACCACGCCgtccccctccagccttctgtgGTGGCCCCCCTGGCCCAGCAGCTCGGCCACCTCTCGCTGGGCAGCGCCGGCACG TACGTACCCGCTGCCACCGCTGTCCCCGGAGCCTTCATCCCGCCGTACCCACCGGTGCCGCCTGCTCTCCCACTGGAG GACGGCAGCGCTGCCCCGACCCACGGCCCCATCGAGTCGCCGTCCGAGCCCGGCGCCTTCCCCTACCCCTACCCCAAGtag
- the RBMS2 gene encoding RNA-binding motif, single-stranded-interacting protein 2 isoform X3 has product MLLSVQPRSGLPAFAYNKSGKKQPYVPPAQPLGPPSPSPAGGATDQLSKTNLYIRGLHPGTTDQDLVKLCQPYGKIVSTKAILDKTTNKCKGYGFVDFDSPTAAQKAVTALKASGVQAQMAKQQEQDPTNLYISNLPLGVDEQELEALLKPFGQVVSTRILRDPHGASRGVGFARMESTEKCEAVITHFNGKYIKTPPGVPAPPDPLLCKFADGGQKKRQSQGKFVPNGRAWARDSDAGTVTLAYDPATALQNGFYPAPYGLAPSRMIAPTALAPYLPSPVSSYQVHGPAWMHQSYLVQPTHPHRRLLQQYHAHFGRAPPAVVTTTPTLDMPLPL; this is encoded by the exons ATGCTGCTCTCGGTGCAACCGCGCTCCGGCCTCCCCGCCTTCGCCTACAACAAGAGCGGCAAGAAG CAGCCCTATGTGCCACCGGCACAGCCGCtgggcccccccagccccagtcccGCCGGGGGGGCCACGGATCAGCTCAGCAAGACCAACCTCTACATCCGGGGGCTGCACCCCGGCACCACAGACCAGGACCTCGTCAAGCTCTGCCAGCC ctACGGGAAGATTGTCTCCACCAAAGCCATCCTGGACAAGACGACCAACAAGTGCAAAG GCTACGGCTTTGTCGACTTCGACAGCCCCACAGCGGCCCAGAAGGCCGTGACGGCGCTGAAGGCCAGCGGGGTGCAGGCCCAGATGGCCAAG caACAGGAGCAGGACCCCACCAACCTCTACATCTCGAACCTGCCGCTGGGGGTGGAcgagcaggagctggaggcgCTGCTGAAGCCCTTCGGGCAGGTGGTCTCGACCCGCATCCTGCGGGACCCCCATGGGGCCAGCCGCGGTGTGGGCTTCGCACG gATGGAGTCCACGGAGAAGTGCGAGGCCGTCATCACCCACTTCAACGGGAAGTACATCAAGACGCCCCCGGGGGTGccag cccccccggACCCGCTGCTCTGCAAGTTCGCGGATGGGGGGCAGAAGAAGCGGCAGAGCCAGGGCAAGTTCGTGCCCAATGGGAGAGCCTGGGCCCGGGACAGCGATGCG ggcaccGTGACCTTGGCCTACGACCCCGCGACGGCGCTGCAGAATGG GTTCTACCCGGCCCCCTACGGCCTGGCCCCCAGCCGGATGATCGCCCCCACAGCCCTGGCCCCCTACCTGCCCTCCCCTGTCTCCTCCTACCAG GTCCACGGCCCCGCCTGGATGCACCAGTCCTACCTCGTGCAGCCCACG CATCCCCACCGCCGGCTACTGCAGCAATACCACGCCCACTTCGGACGTGCCCCGCCTGCCGTGGTCACGACCACGCCCACTTTGGACATGCCCCTCCCACTGTGA
- the BAZ2A gene encoding LOW QUALITY PROTEIN: bromodomain adjacent to zinc finger domain protein 2A (The sequence of the model RefSeq protein was modified relative to this genomic sequence to represent the inferred CDS: deleted 1 base in 1 codon): protein METNNHFNFTGLSSAPAASGPKPTPASGDSPFTHGSPLSFPPQGKSLNGGMNVNGFSTVSHPSTSGTFTSSSPPAGTPPLRTYDCLWDYTPYPPAGAGSLKDSSPTAPPLSGLGHFPLNGIAGGSRPASPGHGTNLRGAGQEFWGNGTPGPMGLNFDSQELYDSFHDQSFELIQNGPASFYTAAQPSPMLGSGTQPFSLPPGPPEEPGAGEGHADAAAKEIPPAIAENGGGLVGSMELEEAQPDLKICNYNGSAPGVMPLGQEGPVLAPGAGSDCLGDASPIAPRLEDAHILSEDPLEPFESLARDPGTGDLYAMDDSQLVSDKSPLEEPPDLAGLRCAGSPPLHAAGPFSLLPASPPPAPLLTGPSSPPTLHDSSVDLNGSSHAGLEESGSLGLDPPLEPDSPAPSAEEEEEEEEAADSCPETSAAPEGESEEAAPLSTSAASDVPRRRIATQEEVRFPLQHGWRREVRIKKGNHRWQGETWYYGPCGKRMKQFPEVIKYLSRNVVQDVRREHFSFSPRMPVGDFYEERDTPEGLQWVKLSPEEIPSRIQAITGKRGRPRNAEKAKPKEPPAAKRGRGRPPKVKMVDLLSKTDARLLKRLEAQEVLSDEDKLKMSKIKKKMRRKAKNKQKQEAKAPRGKEAKKKSKAKEKKGKPEKGKDKARPKEKKGKGARKADKGLLAQRRLEERRRQQLILEEMKKPTEDMCLGDHQPLPAFSRIPGLILPSRAFSNCLTVVEFLQSYGKVLGFDPAKDVPSLCTLQEGLLGVGDSAGEVQDLLVRLLQAALYDPGLPPYCQSLKILGEKVSEISLNRDTVSEILRCFLTAYGAGEDLCDGLRTKPFQALPPEKKAAILAFLVNELNSSALIINEIDKTLENMSNYRKNKWIIEGRLRRLKVALAKKTGRPESEITGLEDGRRRRSSRLTEETGLEMEEEEESRGRKSRREEEADTSASSIPELERQIEKLAKRQMFFRKKLLHSSQTLRAASLGQDRYRRRYWVLPHLGGIFVEGTEVAEAAPQEPPEEKVSPHASPVKEEPVDVPIPSRTNCTASRCRGRPRKSKEELSQHCGPRPPPVNGVLEESVPLGQSQHDLSQSAFLSWLSQTQSSLLKDSVLTPDSSPGKGDTGLPPLEAPLDPAEEEEEEEEEESAPEAAEKRGPWFNLLPRTPCDDRAPLATSSAEPSPRATMQPRSQPRSELPKGSARQLNGLPMDDPTAPLLASTPVHAGARAHGACPRSRGSLEKLQDSPGQPKRRGRPPTKFFKQIEQKYLTQLTEQPVPPEMQSGWWWLQDPEELEAVARALHPRGIREKALHKHLTKHKEFLREVCLRATTDPIFHLRPEAASAATVSQEALAQWSVMERAYETDLSVLQWVEELEQRVLMADLQIRGWTCPSPDSTRDDLQYCEHKVEPLEDITVRSRRDGLPLCRERTNPLDLAVLRLAALEQNVERRYLKEPLWPLHEVVVEKAVLSNPEELSLGSTEIAYEITPRVRTWRQTLERCRSAAQVSLCIYQLEKSIAWEKSVNRVTCLVCRRGDDDEHLLLCDGCDRGCHLYCHRPKMTEVPEGDWFCSVCVSRAGEYRDPVSPRRGKKRKRGRLFAGSLVEEEESPRRRPASRRREGLPMPRYAGEGLSPAKRRGATLRGQPSDLTFCEIILMEMESHEDAWPFLEPVNPRLVPGYRKIIKNPMDFATMRTRLLRGGYSSSEEFAADAMLVFDNCQTFNEDDSDVGKAGHSMRKFFESRWEEFYQGKHATNP from the exons atggaaacaaacaacCATTTTAACTTCACTGGCCTTTCCTCTGCACCCGCTGCCTCAGGACCGAAACCCACGCCTGCCTCAGGGGACAGCCCCTTCACCCACGGCTCCCCGCTCAGCTTCCCCCCACAAGGGAAAA GTCTGAACGGGGGCATGAATGTCAATGGCTTCTCTACTGTATCTCACCCCAGTACTTCAGGGACCTTCACCTCCAGCTCGCCGCCCGCCGGCACGCCGCCCCTCCGCACCTACGACTGCCTCTGGGACTACACGCCGTACCCACCCGCTGGTGCCGGCAGCCTCAAGGACAGCAGCCCCACCGCCCCACCGCTCTCCGGCCTCGGACATTTCCCACTCAACGGCATTGCTGGGGGGTCCCGGCCAGCGTCCCCAGGGCATGGCACTAACCTGCGGGGGGCCGGGCAGGAGTTCTGGGGCAACGGCACCCCCGGCCCCATGGGGCTGAACTTCGACTCGCAGGAGCTGTATGACTCCTTCCATGACCAGAGCTTCGAGCTGATACAGAACGGGCCAGCCAGCTTCTACACAGCTGCCCAGCCCTCCCCCATGCTGGGCTCCGGTACCCAGCCCTTCTCGCTGCCGCCAGGCCCGCCGGAGGAGCCAGGCGCTGGCGAGGGACACGCCGATGCTGCAGCCAAAGAGATCCCCCCTGCCATTGCGGAGAACGGCGGCGGGCTGGTGGGCAGCATGGAGCTGGAGGAGGCGCAGCCAG ACTTGAAGATCTGCAACTACAACGGGTCTGCCCCCGGCGTGATGCCGCTCGGGCAGGAGGGGCCTGTCCTGGCCCCCGGCGCGGGCAGCGACTGCCTGGGGGACGCGTCGCCCATCGCCCCTCGGCTGGAGGACGCCCACATCCTCAGCGAAGACCCCCTGGAGCCCTTCGAGTCCCTGGCCAGAG accccgGCACCGGGGACCTCTACGCGATGGACGACTCGCAGCTGGTGAGCGACAAGTCCCCCCTGGAGGAGCCCCCCGACCTGGCCGGCCTGCGTTgcgccggcagccccccgcTCCACGCCGCCGGCCCCTTCAGCCTGCTGCCCGCCAGCCCCCCGCCTGCACCGCTGCTCACTGGCCCCAGCTCGCCGCCCACCCTGCACG ACAGCAGTGTCGACCTGAACGGCAGCAGCCACGCGGGGCTGGAGGAGTCGGGGTCCCTGGGGCTCGACCCTCCGCTGGAGCCGGACTCCCCGGCCCCATccgcagaggaggaggaggaggaggaagaggccgCCGACAGCTGTCCGGAGACTTCAGCCGCACCAGAAGGAGAGAGCGAGGAGGCTGCCCCGCTGAGCACCTCGGCAGCAA GTGATGTCCCCCGCCGGCGCATCGCCACCCAGGAGGAGGTGCGCTTTCCCCTGCAGCACGG GTGGAGGCGGGAGGTGCGGATCAAGAAGGGGAACCACCGCTGGCAGGGCGAGACCTGGTACTACGGGCCCTGtgggaagaggatgaagcagttCCCAGAGGTGATCAAG taCCTGAGCAGGAACGTGGTGCAGGACGTCCGGCGCGAGCACTTCAGCTTCAGCCCCCGCATGCCGGTAGGAGACTTCTATGAGGAGCGGGACACgccagag GGTCTGCAGTGGGTGAAACTGAGCCCCGAGGAGATCCCCTCGCGCATCCAGGCCATCACAGGCAAGCGCGGGCGACCCCGCAATGCCGAGAAGGCAAAGCCCAAGGAGCCGCCAGCTGCGAAacgcggccggggccggcctCCCAAGGTCAAGATGGTCGACTTGCTGAGCAAGACGGATGCACGGCTGCTGAAGAGGCTGGAAGCCCAAG AGGTGCTCAGTGACGAGGACAAgctgaaaatgagcaaaatcaagaagaaaatgaggcGGAAG GCCAAGAACAAGCAGAAGCAGGAAGCCAAAGCCCCCAGAGGGAAGGAGGCCAAGAAGAAGTCCAAG GCCAAGGAGAAGAAGGGCAAACCGGAGAAGGGCAAGGACAAAGCACGGCCCAAGGAGAAGAAGGGCAAAGGGGCTCGCAAGGCGGACAAGGGCCTGCTGGCCCAGCGGCGCCTGGAGGAGCGACGGCGGCAGCAGCTCATCCTGGAGGAGATGAAGAAGCCCACGGAGGATATGTGCCTGGGGGACCACCAG cccctgccagccTTCTCCCGCATCCCGGGCCTCATCCTGCCCAGCCGCGCCTTCTCCAACTGCCTGACGGTCGTGGAGTTTCTCCAGAGCTACGGCAAGGTCCTGGGCTTTGACCCGGCCAAGGACGTGCCCAGCCTGTGCACGCTGCAGGAGGGGCTGTTGGGAGTGGGCGACAGCGCAGGCGAAGTGCAGGATCTGCTGGTgcggctgctgcaggctgcGCTCTACGACCCCGGACTGCCGCCCTACTGCCAG tCCCTGAAGATCCTGGGGGAAAAGGTGTCGGAGATCAGCCTGAACCGCGACACCGTCTCCGAGATCCTGCGCTGCTTCCTGACGGCGTACGGGGCAGGCGAGGACCTGTGCGACGGGCTGCGGACCAAGCCCTTCCAGGCGCTGCCCCCGGAGAAGAAAGCTGCCATCCTGGCCTTCCTGGTGAACGAGCTGAACAGCAGCGCCCTCATCATCAA TGAGATCGACAAGACCCTGGAGAACATGTCCAACTACAGGAAGAACAAGTGGATCATCGAGGGCCGGCTGCGCAG GTTGAAGGTCGCCTTGGCCAAGAAGACGGGACGTCCTGAGTCGGAGATCACCGGCCTGGAGGACGGGCGGCGCCGGCGCAGCTCCCGCCTGACAGAGGAGACGGGCctggagatggaggaggaggaggagagccgCGGACGGAAATCCcgcagggaggaggag GCCGACACGTCTGCGTCCAGCATCCCTGAGCTCGAGAGGCAGATAGAGAAGCTGGCCAAG AGGCAGATGTTCTTCCGCAAGAAGCTGCTCCATTCCTCACAGACGCTGCGAGCAGCTTCTCTGGGCCAGGACCGGTACCGGCGGCGGTACTGGGTCCTGCCCCACCTGGGCGGCATCTTCGTGGAGGGCACAGAGG TGGCTGAGGCAGCACCCCAGGAGCCCCCGGAGGAGAAGGTGTCCCCCCATGCCTCCCCGGTGAAGGAGGAGCCGGTGGATGTGCCCATTCCCAGCCGGACAAACTGCACGGCCTCACGCTGCCGTGGCCGGCCCCGCAAGAGCAAAGAGGAGCTGTCGCAGCACTGCGGGCCCAGACCGCCCCCTGTCAATGGGGTCCTGGAGGAGTCGGTGCccctggggcagagccagcACGACCTCAGCCAGTCCGCCTTCCTCTCCTGGCTGAGCCAGACGCAGTCGTCCCTGCTCAAGGACTCCGTCCTCACCCCGGACAGCAGTCCCGGCAAGGGGGACACAGGGCTCCCACCGCTCGAGGCCCCATTGGaccctgcagaggaggaagaggaggaggaagaggaggagagtgccccagaggctgcagaaaagcGGGGGCCCTGGTTCAACCTGCTGCCCCGGACGCCCTGCGATGACCGAGCCCCCCTCGCTACCTCCTCTGCTGAGCCCTCGCCGCGAGCCACCATGCAGCCCCGCAGCCAGCCCCGCAGCGAGCTGCCCAAGGGCTCGGCCAGGCAG TTGAACGGTCTCCCCATGGACGACCCCACGGCTCCCCTGCTCGCTTCCACACCGGTGCACGCTGGCGCCAGGGCCCACGGCGCCTGCCCCAGGAGCCGGGGCAGCCTGGAGAAGCTCCAGGACTCGCCGGGGCAGCCCAAGCGCCGAGGGCGGCCCCCTACCAAATTCTTCAAGCAGATTGAACAGAAGTACTTGACCCAGCTGACGGAGCAGCCTGTTCCCCCTG AGATGCAGAGCGGCTGGTGGTGGCTGCAGGACCCCGAGGAGCTGGAGGCAGTGGCTCGCGCGCTGCACCCGCGGGGCATCCGGGAGAAGGCGCTGCACAAGCACCTCACCAAGCACAAGGAGTTCCTGCGGGAGGTCTGCCTGCGTGCCACCACCG ACCCCATCTTCCACCTGCGCCCCGAGGCGGCCAGTGCCGCCACCGTGTCTCAGGAAGCCCTGGCCCAGTGGTCGGTGATGGAGAGAGCCTACGAGACAGACCTCTCCGTCCTGCAGTgggtggaggagctggagcagcgCGTGCTGATGGCAGATCTGCAGATCCGG GGCTGGACATGCCCCAGCCCCGACTCCACACGGGATGACCTGCAGTACTGCGAGCACAAGGTGGAGCCTCTGGAAGACATCACTGTCCGGAGCCGGCGGGACGGGCTGCCGCTGTGCCGGGAGCGCACCAACCCCCTGGACCTGGCGGTGCTGCGGCTGGCGGCACTGGAGCAGAACGTGGAGCGGCGCTACCTGAAGGAGCCGCTCTGGCCCCTGCACGAAGTGGTGGTGGAGAAGGCCGTGCTGAGCAACCCCGAGGAGCTGAGCCTGGGCTCCACCGAGAT AGCCTACGAGATCACACCCCGGGTCCGGACATGGCGGCAGACGCTGGAGCGGTGCCGCAGCGCAGCCCAGGTCTCCCTCTGCATCTACCAGCTGGAGAAATCCATCGCCTGGGAGAAGTCGGTCAACAGAGTG ACCTGCCTGGTGTGCCGACGCGGTGACGATGATGAGCACCTGCTGCTGTGTGACGGCTGCGACCGCGGCTGCCACCTCTACTGTCACCGGCCCAAGATGACGGAGGTGCCTGAGGGCGACTGGTTCTGCTCCGTCTGCGTCTCCCGG GCAGGGGAGTACCGGGACCCCGTCTCACCCCGGCGAGGCAAGAAACGGAAACGGGGGCGTCTTTTCGCGGGGAGCcttgtggaggaggaggagagcccGCGCCGCCGGCCGGCCTCACGCCGCCGCGAGGGGCTGCCCATGCCACGCTACGCGGGCGAGGGGCTGTCCCCCGCCAAGCGGAGGGGCGCGACGCTGCGGGGCCAGCCCAGCGACCTGACCTTCTGCGA GATCATCCTGATGGAGATGGAGTCGCACGAGGATGCCTGGCCCTTCCTGGAGCCCGTCAACCCCCGCCTGGTCCCCGGCTACCGCAAGATCATCAAGAACCCCATGGACTTCGCCACCATGCGCACGCGGCTGCTGCGGGGCGG gtaCTCGAGCTCGGAGGAGTTTGCAGCTGACGCCATGCTGGTGTTCGACAACTGCCAGACCTTCAACGAGGACGACTCGGACGTG GGCAAGGCCGGGCACTCCATGCGCAAGTTCTTCGAGAGCCGGTGGGAGGAGTTTTATCAGGGAAAACACGCTACTAATCCGTGA
- the ATP5F1B gene encoding ATP synthase subunit beta, mitochondrial, with protein sequence MLGLAGRCSAAAAAVRPLLRRGAGPGRDLLPLLLSRGAGPAAAAGARRDYAAQPAPAAKAGLTTGRIVAVIGAVVDVQFDEGLPPILNALEVQGRETRLVLEVAQHLGENTVRTIAMDGTEGLVRGQKVLDSGAPIRIPVGPETLGRIMNVIGEPIDERGPITTKQFAAIHAEAPEFVEMSVEQEILVTGIKVVDLLAPYAKGGKIGLFGGAGVGKTVLIMELINNVAKAHGGYSVFAGVGERTREGNDLYHEMIESGVINLKDATSKVALVYGQMNEPPGARARVALTGLTVAEYFRDQEGQDVLLFIDNIFRFTQAGSEVSALLGRIPSAVGYQPTLATDMGTMQERITTTRKGSITSVQAIYVPADDLTDPAPATTFAHLDATTVLSRAIAELGIYPAVDPLDSTSRIMDPNIVGPEHYDVARGVQKILQDYKSLQDIIAILGMDELSEEDKLTVARARKIQRFLSQPFQVAEVFTGHMGKLVPLKETIKGFKQILAGEYDHLPEQAFYMVGPIEEAVAKAEKLAEEHA encoded by the exons ATGTTGGGGCTCGCGGGTCGCTgctcggccgccgccgccgccgtccggCCTCTGCtgcgccgcggggccgggccgggccgcgaCCTCCTGCCGCTGCTCCTCAgccgcggggccggcccggccgctgccgccggggcGC GACGGGACTAtgcagcccagccagcccccGCCGCCAAGGCCGGCTTGACCACCGGCCGCATCGTGGCCGTCATCGGTGCGGTGGTGGACGTGCAGTTCGATGAGGGGCTGCCCCCCATCCTCAACGCCCTCGaggtgcagggcagggagacCCGGCTGGTGCTGGAGGTGGCTCAGCACCTGG GGGAGAACACCGTGCGCACAATCGCCATGGATGGGACAGAAGGCCTGGTGAGAGGACAGAAGGTGCTGGACTCTGGCGCACCCATCCGCATCCCCGTCGGCCCCGAGACCCTGGGCAGGATCATGAATGTCATCGGGGAACCCATCGACGAGAGGGGCCCCATCACCACAAAACA GTTTGCTGCTATCCATGCCGAAGCCCCCGAGTTTGTGGAGATGAGTGTTGAACAGGAGATCCTGGTGACAGGGATCAAGGTGGTGGACCTGCTGGCTCCCTATGCCAAGGGCGGCAAGATCG GTTTGTTTGGAGGTGCTGGTGTCGGCAAGACAGTGCTGATCATGGAGCTGATCAACAACGTGGCGAAAGCCCATGGCGGTTATTCAGTGTTTGCTGGTGTGGGGGAGCGAACCCGTGAGGGCAACGACTTGTACCATGAGATGATCGAGTCTGGGGTCATCAACCTGAAAGACGCCACTTCCAAG GTCGCCCTGGTCTATGGGCAGATGAACGAGCCCCCGGGCGCCCGCGCCAGAGTGGCTCTGACAGGGTTGACGGTGGCCGAGTACTTCAGGGACCAGGAGGGTCAGGACGTGCTGCTCTTCATCGACAACATCTTCCGCTTCACGCAGGCTGGCTCAGAG GTGTCGGCCTTGCTGGGGAGAATCCCCTCTGCCGTGGGCTACCAGCCCACGCTGGCCACCGACATGGGCACCATGCAGGAGAGGATCACCACCACGCGCAAGGGCTCCATCACTTCGGTGCAG gcCATCTACGTGCCAGCCGACGACTTGACCGACCCTGCCCCCGCCACCACCTTCGCCCATTTGGACGCCACCACCGTCCTGTCCCGCGCCATCGCCGAGCTGGGCATCTACCCGGCCGTGGACCCGCTGGACTCCACCTCCCGCATCATGGACCCCAACATTGTGGGCCCTGAGCACTACGACGTGGCCCGGGGCGTGCAGAAGATTCTGCAG GACTACAAGTCCCTGCAGGACATCATTGCCATCCTGGGCATGGACGAGCTCTCTGAAGAGGACAAGCTGACAGTGGCCCGGGCTCGCAAGATCCAACGTTTCTTGTCGCAGCCCTTCCAGGTGGCCGAGGTCTTCACCGGCCACATGGGCAAGCTGGTGCCACTGAAGGAGACCATCAAGGGCTTCAAGCAGATCCTGGCAG GTGAATACGACCACCTCCCGGAGCAGGCCTTCTACATGGTGGGGCCCATCGAGGAGGCGGTGGCCAAGGCGGAGAAGCTGGCCGAAGAGCATGCATGA